The Zingiber officinale cultivar Zhangliang chromosome 10A, Zo_v1.1, whole genome shotgun sequence genome contains a region encoding:
- the LOC122027333 gene encoding LIM domain-containing protein WLIM1-like, translating to MAFQGTTTKCMACEKTVYLVDKLTADNRLYHKACFRCHHCKGTLKLGNYNSFEGVLYCRPHFDQLFKMTGSLDKSFDGTPKVAKPEKQVDRQNASKVSSAFAGTREKCVGCDKTVYPTERVAVNGKPYHKSCFKCCHGGCVISPSNYIAHEGKLYCKHHHIQLFKEKGNYSQLENDDDEEAAAAATATQPHAA from the exons ATGGCGTTCCAAGGGACGACGACCAAGTGCATGGCCTGCGAGAAGACCGTCTACTTGGTGGACAAGCTCACCGCCGACAACCGTCTCTACCACAAGGCCTGCTTCCGCTGCCACCACTGCAAAGGCACCTTGAAG CTGGGGAACTACAACTCCTTCGAGGGAGTTCTCTATTGCAGACCACACTTCGATCAACTCTTCAAGATGACGGGTAGCCTGGACAAAAGCTTCGACG GGACTCCGAAGGTTGCCAAGCCAGAAAAGCAAGTCGATAGACAG AACGCAAGCAAAGTCTCGAGTGCTTTTGCTGGTACCAGAGAGAAGTGCGTGGGGTGCGACAAGACTGTGTATCCAACAGAAAGA GTGGCGGTGAACGGAAAGCCATATCATAAGAGCTGCTTCAAGTGCTGCCATGGAGGGTGTGTCATCAGCCCTTCCAACTACATTGCTCATGAGGGGAAGCTCTACTGCAAACACCACCACATCCAGCTCTTTAAGGAGAAGGGAAACTACAGTCAATTGGagaatgatgatgatgaagaagcagcagcagcagccaCTGCGACACAACCACATGCTGCATAA